A window from Mus caroli chromosome 2, CAROLI_EIJ_v1.1, whole genome shotgun sequence encodes these proteins:
- the LOC110287259 gene encoding zinc finger protein 120-like gives MDLVTYDDVQVNFTRDEWALLDPSQKSLYRGVMLETYRNLTAIGYIWEEHTIEDHFQTSRSHGR, from the exons ATG GATTTAGTCACCTATGATGATGTACAGGTGAACTTCACTCGGGATGAGTGGGCTTTGCTGGATCCTTCTCAGAAGAGTCTCTACAGGGGTGTGATGCTAGAGACCTATAGGAATCTCACAGCTATAG GTTACATTTGGGAAGAACATACAATTGAAGACCATTTCCAAACTTCTAGAAGTCATGGAAGGTAA